The Streptomyces sp. A2-16 sequence GTTCTCCACCCGCAGCTTCTGGTCGCGGCAGATGAAGTGGAGGTGGTCGTTGCCGAGCATTCCGCCCGGGAGGAGGTGGGCCTCGGTGAGGATCTGGAAGCCGTTGCAGATGCCGAGGACCGGAAGCCCGGCCTTCGCCTGCTCGATGACCGTCTCCATCACCGGCGAGAAGCGGGAGATGGCGCCGGCCCGCAGATAGTCGCCGTAGGAGAAACCACCGGGGAGCACGACCGCGTCGACCTGGTGGAGGTCCTTGTCCTTGTGCCAGAGAGCGACCGGTTCGGCACCCGCGAGGCGGATCGCGCGCTGGGTGTCCCGGTCGTCGAGGCTGCCGGGGAAAGTGACGACGCCAATACGAGCGGTCACTTCGCGGCCTCCGCGACTTCCTCCACCTTGACGGTGAAGTCCTCGATCACGGTGTTGGCGAGGAAGGATTCCGCAAGATCGTGGATGCGGGCGAGCGCGGCCTCGTCGACCGGTCCGTCAACTTCCAGTTCGAATCGCTTTCCCTGACGTACGTCGGAGATGCCTTCGAAACCCAGTCGCGGCAGTGCGCGCTGGACCGCCTGGCCCTGGGGGTCGAGGATCTCCGGCTTGAGCATGACGTCGACTACGACGCGTGCCACTGGCACTCCCGGTGGTGTGGTGCTGAGCAGGTTCCTTCAGACTACCCGCACAAAATTTCTACGCGCGTTGAGTTGTAGGAATCTACGTGACGGCCATCACGGCGCATCACGGACGCGGGCGTCCGCGAAAATTTCCGGGAAAGATCCCAGATCGACACCCGATACCTATTGCGCTCGGACACGCGGAAGGATTTAGTCGAGCTTCACAATGCATTGTCGGGCACTGTACAAATGAATTGGCAACGTGCCGTACGAAGGGACCGATATTCGTGGCGCAGAAGGTCGTGGTCACTCTCTTTGACGACATCGACGGCTCGGAAGCAGCGGAAACGATCGCCTTCGGGCTCGACGGCAAGTCGTACGAGATCGACCTGAATCAATCCAATGCCAAGAAACTGCGTAAGGCGCTCGAGCCCTACGTGGAGGCCGGCCGCAAGCGGTCCAGGTCGGGCAAGGCGTACAAGCAGACCGAGGTCGCTCCCGACCCGGCGGCGGTGCGGGCCTGGGCCCAGGCCAACAAGATGGACGTCCCCGCCCGCGGACGGATCCCCAAGAAGGTCTACGAGGCGTTCGCCGAGGCGCAGTAGGTCCCCGTCGACGCCGGGTCACCCGCCCCTCGGGACAACCGACTTGCGTTGCACCCCACCTGGTCAGCTAGAGTCTGGAGCACGCCGAGGGGCGAGGCCGAAAAGGCCCAGCTCACGGAGTACACGCGGGTGTAGTTCAGTAGTAGAACATCCCCCTTCCAGGGGGAAGGCGCAGTGTGCAATTCCTGTCACCCGCTCTGCACCGCCGGTCTGGACCCTTGTGGATCAGGTAGGCTGGTGCTCGCGCCGATCGGTGAGAGCCGGTCGGATGCAATGCGGACGTAGCTCAGTTGGTAGAGCGCAACCTTGCCAAGGTTGAGGTCGCGAGTTCGAGCCTCGTCGTCCGCTCTGAATCAAGCCCTCCGGTTTCGGCCGGGGGGCTTTTTCATGTCCGAATGATCCACCGGCGTCTGACATTTGTCATACGGAGTGGTGACAGCGCGCACTGCTGTCGCATCCCGTCCGCCGGGACGCTGGGTTCATGAACATCGACGAACGCGAACACGTGATTGAGGTCACCGACCTCCGGCGTGTGTACGGGGGCGGGTTCGAGGCCGTGCGCGGGATCAGCTTCTCCGTGGCACGCGGAGAGGTCTTCGCCCTGCTCGGCACCAACGGCGCCGGCAAGACATCCACCGTCGAACTCCTCGAGGGGCTCGCCCGGCCGACCGAGGGCCGCATCCGTGTCCTCGGACACGATCCGTACGCCGAGCGCGCCGTCGTGCGCCCGCGGACCGGGGTGATGCTCCAGGAGGGCGGCTTCCCTTCCGAGCTGACCGTGGGCGAGACCGCGCGGATGTGGGCCGGCTGCGTCAGCGGGGCCCGGCCGCCCCTGGAGGTGCTGGAACTCGTCGGGCTCGCCCGGCGGACCGACGTACGGGTCAAGCAGCTGTCCGGAGGCGAGCGGCGACGGCTCGACCTGGCGCTCGCACTGCTCGGCGACCCCGAGGTGCTCTTCCTCGACGAGCCGACGACCGGGCTCGACGCCGAAGGACGCCGGGACACCTGGGAGTTGGTGCGGGCACTGCGGGAGCGCGGGACGACCGTGCTGCTCACCACGCACTACCTGGAGGAGGCCGAGGATCTCGCCGACCGGCTGGCGATCCTGCACGAGGGGCGGGTCGCGGTCACGGGGACACCGGACGAGGTGACCGCCGCGCAGCCGTCGCGGATCTCGTTCGAGCTTCCGGAGGGCTACTTCGTGGGGGATCTGCCGCCGCTCGGGGAGCTCGGGATCTGTGGGCACGAGGTCGCCGGGAGGGTCGTACGGCTGCGGACGCATCAGCTGCAGCGGGCGGCCACCGGGCTGCTGATCTGGGCCGAGCGGGCCGGGGTCGAGCTGCGGCGGCTCGATGTGCGCTCGGCCTCGCTGGAGGAGGCGTTCCTCGGGATCGCGGCGCGCGAGGAGGTCGCGGCATGAGCACCCTCACCACTCCCGCCGGACGGCTGGGCTCCCTCGCCCGGGCCGAGTTCACGCTGCTCGGGCGCAGCAAGGCCACGCTCCTCACGGCCGTTCTGATACCGCTCGTGCTGCCCTTCAGCCTGCAGACCTTCGTGGACGGCATGGAGGTCGACGAGGTCGGGCTGAGCGTCGGTCTGGTGCTGCTGCCTGCCGCGATCGGTTTCGCCCTGCTGTTCGGCGTCTACAGCGCCCTCGTCGGGATCTACACCACCCGGCGCGAGGAACTCGTGCTGAAGCGGCTGCGCAGCGGGGAGCTGCGGGACGTCGAGATCCTGTGCGGGACCGCGCTGCCGGTCGGCGCGACCGGGATCGTGCAGTCCCTGGTGCTGGTGGCGGGAAGCACGGTCCTGCTCGACCTGCCCGCGCCGCACGCGCCCCATCTCGCGGTCCTGGGACTGCTGTTGGGGCTGGTCATGTGCGCGGCCCTCGCGGCCGTGACGGCCGCCGTGACCCGGACCGTGGAGAGCGCCCAGGTCACCACGTTGCCGTTCGTACTGATCTCGATGACCCTCTCGGGCGTCACCGTGCCCCTGGAGCTGCTGCCCGACCGGTTCGCGTCGATGTGCGAGCTGCTGCCGCTCTCCCCCGTGATCACCCTGGTCCGCGGCGGCTGGACGGGCGCCCTGTCGACGTACGAGGCACTGGGCGCCCTCGCGACCGCCCTGGCCTGGACCGTCCTGGCGGTGTTTGCTGTGGGACGGTGGTTCCGGTGGGAGCCGAGGCGCTGACGTACGGGGAGAACATGCGCGAGCCGGGGGGCTGGTGGCGGCGGAAGAGCACACCGGCGAAGATCGAGACGTACACGCGGTGGTCGTTCCACTTCTTCGCGCTGGCCGAGGTCGCCGCGGTCGGACTGCCGCTGTTCGGTGCGATGCCGGGCTGGCTGTCCGTCCTGCTGCTGGTGTTGCTGGGCGGGCACGCCGGACTCTGTGCCCTGACCGCGTCCCGGGCGCTGGACTGGACGCGCGGCCGTCGCGAGCAGCCCCTCCACATGCTGTGGACACTCGGCGCGGTCACCGTCGCCGTCGCCGTGACGGCCATCGCGATCACCGAGCACGGGCCCCGCGGGGAGGACGTCGACACCGCGGCCGGGGGGATCTTCGCCGTCGTGCTGATCTTCGGTGCCGGAGTCATCGCGCTGGGGCTGCGCGACCGGAAACGGATCTTCGCCCTCGTCGGCGGGTTCGCGACGGGCGCCGGGGTCATCGCCTTCCCGCTGGGGCTGCCCGGTCCTGCGACCCTGGCGGCGATGGTGGCCGTCCTGCTCGGTGCCGGGTTCCTCGCCTTCACCTCCGTCTTCTCG is a genomic window containing:
- a CDS encoding Lsr2 family protein, which translates into the protein MAQKVVVTLFDDIDGSEAAETIAFGLDGKSYEIDLNQSNAKKLRKALEPYVEAGRKRSRSGKAYKQTEVAPDPAAVRAWAQANKMDVPARGRIPKKVYEAFAEAQ
- a CDS encoding ABC transporter permease gives rise to the protein MSTLTTPAGRLGSLARAEFTLLGRSKATLLTAVLIPLVLPFSLQTFVDGMEVDEVGLSVGLVLLPAAIGFALLFGVYSALVGIYTTRREELVLKRLRSGELRDVEILCGTALPVGATGIVQSLVLVAGSTVLLDLPAPHAPHLAVLGLLLGLVMCAALAAVTAAVTRTVESAQVTTLPFVLISMTLSGVTVPLELLPDRFASMCELLPLSPVITLVRGGWTGALSTYEALGALATALAWTVLAVFAVGRWFRWEPRR
- the purS gene encoding phosphoribosylformylglycinamidine synthase subunit PurS, coding for MARVVVDVMLKPEILDPQGQAVQRALPRLGFEGISDVRQGKRFELEVDGPVDEAALARIHDLAESFLANTVIEDFTVKVEEVAEAAK
- a CDS encoding ABC transporter ATP-binding protein, with protein sequence MNIDEREHVIEVTDLRRVYGGGFEAVRGISFSVARGEVFALLGTNGAGKTSTVELLEGLARPTEGRIRVLGHDPYAERAVVRPRTGVMLQEGGFPSELTVGETARMWAGCVSGARPPLEVLELVGLARRTDVRVKQLSGGERRRLDLALALLGDPEVLFLDEPTTGLDAEGRRDTWELVRALRERGTTVLLTTHYLEEAEDLADRLAILHEGRVAVTGTPDEVTAAQPSRISFELPEGYFVGDLPPLGELGICGHEVAGRVVRLRTHQLQRAATGLLIWAERAGVELRRLDVRSASLEEAFLGIAAREEVAA
- the purQ gene encoding phosphoribosylformylglycinamidine synthase subunit PurQ, translating into MTARIGVVTFPGSLDDRDTQRAIRLAGAEPVALWHKDKDLHQVDAVVLPGGFSYGDYLRAGAISRFSPVMETVIEQAKAGLPVLGICNGFQILTEAHLLPGGMLGNDHLHFICRDQKLRVENAETAWTADYESGQEIHIPLKNMDGRYVADQYTLDKLEAEGRVAFRYLDFNPNGSLNDIAGITNEAGNVVGLMPHPEHAVEPLIGSGRTDGLPFFTSILKKLVNA